Below is a window of Salvelinus alpinus chromosome 5, SLU_Salpinus.1, whole genome shotgun sequence DNA.
TGTGCAGTGTGACCACTGAGACTTAAACCAACTCAATATGACTCCTGAGATATACAGTTAATCATTTATAGTGTCTGTGAAAAGAAACCAAATCAGTCAGTCTGGTCAGAGTAACAGATTTTTTGGTTATTCTGCTACCattttggtaacggaattacgagttttaatcacttaataattcacaaacaaaatatatatcagAAAAATCACTAGAACTAATTGTTAGCTCCAacattacttgttacttctgtgaactttcattatcctccctcctcacaaatccaaatgtgaaaatatctgaaagttatttgggtttttggtaacggaattacaaggCACAAGTCAATATTCCTTAAACAATTTCCCCAAACCcaaatataagtgttgatattagtaggCAGGGGTCTTTACGTCAACATTATTATTTGTTTacccagaaatcaaagccttcactggttgaaaaatgtatctaGAATTACATTTCGCAAAAATATACACTCTTAGATTTCATTTGGCACCCAATTACACATGCTCCTATGAACATCACATTGGTGGTcctgggtccttttacatggaaatgccctaCTGTGACTCTAGAGATGCTATCCATCCCCAACTAGTAATAAAGTGGTCGGGTTGGTTGCTTCTGGCCTTTCCAGCTTCAGGCTGAATCACACCCATGATGAGGAGGTTTACTGGACACTGTGAGAaactacagtctgaatcacacccATGATGAGAGAAGGTTTACTGGACACTGAGAaactacagtctgaatcacaccaATGATGAGACTACCTTTAAGGGTTTGGTTTTTGTTAGTGATTAGGTTAGAGTCAGTTTCAAGATTTTGGCCAGACGGGCTGTCAATGGGATGCTGGTCAGAAAAGTCCATTTAGTCTTTCCCTTCTCAAACCTGTCCTCCCCCTAACCAGTTCATATCATGTATTCCACCACCAGCACACCTGATTCACTAATCAGAGgttttgatgattagttgaccagTGGCACAAAGTGGACTGGATCTAGGTGAACTATGGAGTGTCTTCcagggacagtacagtacagactgaGAAGATAACAACAGTGTAGTTTACTCAACTCATTCAAACTATCATGACTATTGTTTAGAGAGAAGATCTGCACAAGAGCATAAAGTGTAAGATATAGCAAGAGAGGACAATATGGTGCAAGGTAGCCAAAGTGAAATCAAAAGTCATAGACCTAATTATcaatcaaatatgaaatataaaaCCAAAATATAATCTACATCTAAAGACAACATGTCAACATGTCTCACATCCCAGGTTATGTTTGGACTGGAACGTGACAACTCAACGTCTATGCACATCTCCCCAATAGCCTACAGACAACTTTCCTGAGTGCAATGTCATTAATGTGACAGATATGTACAGTATAATAAGCATAGTGAAGAAGGAAAAGATCTCACCTCTGACGCACTGCAGAGACATCGCTGCTGAGATTTTCCCTGGAGCAAGAGTCCTTCAAGAATTTAAAAACAGTCATTGCGTTTCAATGGCGTCTGAACTTTCTTTCAACAACGAATGTACTCCCCAAACGCTTGTTGCATCGTGAACTATCCTCCCAGTCCCTTGGGAGTTCAGCGGATGGATGATGCGCCGCTGCCATTTACTTGGATGAGAAGTTGGACGAACGCTCCTCCAGCTCACGATACGCAATGGTGGAGAACTACAGTGTGGTGATGTGTCGTTCACGAACGAACGGCTCTTATTGAACGGATCTTTTTGTTGAACCTCGGGAACCGAATTGCATCGGTGAAAGAGCCATTCATCTGTAAATGGCTCTCTAAAGGGGATAAATCCTCACTGCAGAAACAATAAATAGTGGGGAGAGCGGGTCAATCTGGTCCACGAGGATTTATTTTATGCTTAAAAACGAgttcttctttttttaaagcgCATTTTACGATCTGACTTAATGGAAGCCTACCTTTTGGCTTTTACATTGAATATTTGCATTTTTTTCATTGTTCTAGATTGATTCTAAGCATTTTGAAGGAAGATCCGTTTATTAGCCAAATGAACCCGCTCTTTTACTTGAACGGAGCCAAATGTTCCGGATCACCGAAAAGACTCAGAAATCCCATCACTACTACAGCGGAGAGATTAGATCCAAAGAGAGCACCACAATCAACAGGCACACTCAACAGGCAGGCGGTTAGGGCGTTGGGATTTGACTGTCACAGGGACCAACTAATAAGAGGTTATAATTCATTGGAATAGGCGGTTCTTGAGGTAACGGTGGTCAATTGAAAACGGATCAACTGGATTCTTGTACTCCGGGGAACAGGTGTAGTCCAGCAGTTGGTGATGGTGACATACTGAACAGTTCGACCTGGACAGGTGCAACAGAGttgtgattgtatgtttgtttgtacAGTTATGGCTGTTCTGTTAATATCTTGTGTTCTCACTCAACACCCACATTTGTATTTGTGTGGGAAATGTTTGCAGGCCATGTTTGCAGGCCATGCTGTTTGTATTTAATTGAACTTTAGGCCCATACAAAGACAAATCACACAACATAGACTACCAAATAACCTTAGGCAAAAATACACGAAATAAAAGTCAAGTGAAAATAGTTATAAATGTCTTGATCAATTATGAGTAGCTAAACCATATCGACTTTTGGACACTGATGCGCAGGAGAACCCCTAGCTGTCAATCAAGCAGGCGCGGTGAACGGATTATGACGCTCAAGCGTTTCAAATGACGCAACAATACAGCTCCAGACCAGAGAAAGTTAATGCCGAAGATGTTATTCGATTCCACACTAAAACTGCGGTTTGACAAGTGTGATTTGAGGTGAGTCAAATATTTTCAAAAGTTTACAATACATTAACCATCCGCTAGCCTACTTAGCCTATAAATCTGTCATGGCAAGTCTGTCTGTGTACTGTCTAGACAGCATATACCAGAAAGGTTCTTTCACATAGGCTCATATTCACAAAGTCTCGTAGAAGGAGTGCTGATCAATAATCCGTTTAGTCTTTTAAATCAAACTGAATACGTTTTGATTGACaggaggggacctgatcctagatcagcactcctacccgGAAACACTTTGTGAACACAATCCAGGTGTACTGTGATTATTAAATTGTGATGAGGTATTATTATATTAGTCGTGCTGATGCATGATGGGTTGTAGGCTAGAGCTTGAGTACTGTAGTCTGAAGGCTGTTTCTGAATTCACTGACCTGGTGAGTAAATGTTGTGTAAAATGGCACCATCTAGTGacataaacatagaaacacacattgTTGCTGAAAGAAGGCATCTCTGTATTTTCCAGAAATAAAACTTGTAGACCTTTCCTGCAGTTTCTGAGGAGATGGACACCTCTTCTTCTTCTGGACGATCTCCGTCTCCTACTGGGACTGTCTTCTTACCCCCTCCTATCATGTGGAACAGTCTGTAAGTCATTCATCACATaacctagctctggtccagggcattaTGTGCGGCTTGCTGAAGGAAGGCTCAGTGTCTGCAAGCTGTACgtaacgccctggaccagagctatacATTACCCACCTCTGCCCATCATGGACAGTCAACTCATCACATTCACGTACTGTAAGTCACAGTTGAGTGAGTTTTGTTATTAAAGGCAGTTTAATTGAGCAGAAGTTTAATTATTATTGTAATATTGTAATAAATTGTCTGAGTTCACTTCATAAATAATGTGTTAACATTCCTTCACTCCCAGCTACAAGCAGGCAGAGATGGAGGTTCAGTTCCTGAGGGAAGAGAAGAAGACCTGTACAGAGAAGGAAGCCCACATGCTTGAGTTGAGGGGGAAGGATCGAACGATCCGAAATCAGAAGAAGGAGATGGACAGACTTCAAGTGTGCCTCTGGGAGGAGGAAAAGAAGAAGAGGAATGGTGGAACGGAGAAGGACGAGATGATTGAACAACTACAGTCTGAGACAGACCATCTCAGAGCCCTTTTGAAAGatgaaaggaggagaagaagagtagAAAGGGGTATAATGAAAGAGTGGAAGGCTGAGATCCTGAgactgagggaggcagagagccacagggaggcagagagccacagggaggcagagagccagagggaggcagagagccagagggaggcagagagccagagggaggcagagagccagagggaagcagagagacagagagaagcagagagaaagagagaagcagggagacagagggaggcagagagagccaCAGAATGGGAGGTGAACCAGAGAAAAATGCAGGAGATCAACAGACTCAAACAACTGCTGGAGCTGCTGATGGTGGACCTACACCTGGCCCACGTAAGACATGTCATTGTTATTATTAAAAGGCAGTGTATATTCACCCGGCTGAAAATGAATGGCGGCAGACAGCTGTATGCTAACCCAATGTTAAAGTTTATGCCTTTCCTAAacgttaacccttaccttaacctcaCTGAAACTATACCTAACCTTTACCATAACCCAACCCTAGGTCCTAAACCTAACCTTCATTTATCTCAACCCCTACGCCTTTCTTCTGCCGGTTGAATATCCACTTCCTTATTAACGtcattactgttgttgttgttgataactgtatctgtgCAGGTTGTAAATAATTGCATTAGTGAAACATCATTTGTAGGAGTAATTTCTACAAGCATAAACATCAGAGGCAACATTAAATTGCAACGGGAATTTATCAAACCCCTAACTGAATGGGCAAGCTagttgtgtgtttgtatttgtacACATTTTGGACATAATTCATTCCATAAAATGTCTCATAATTTTTTCAAACCATGTCAATACATTAATTGACAATGAATTGTCCAGATGAATTGATCAAAATGACCCTGCTATTGATGTTGTCCAGTGTTTGATTCAATTACCTAGGTCTAAGTTGTATTTCTATGTATCATTCTCTGCAAATGCTTTGAAAGTATGTCTTGGTCATAGATTATCACTAATTTAACCTTTTCAAATTAAGCAAGAGATAGAGAGATTGAGGCTATGGCAGAAAGTCATGGAGGATCATCGACCAAGACTGGCCTGGAACAACAAACCtattgagacagaaagagagagggaaagagagagggaaaaggagaaagaaagggagatggaaagggagagaaaaGCAGAATTGGAAAGACAAGAAATTAAGAAGAAAGTGAAACAGGCAGAAGAAACGATAAAAGCGTTAGAACGAGAGATTGAGAGATTGAAAGAGACTGAAAAGGAAATCATatttgaaagagaaagagacatgcGTATTGCAGAGAATGAGAAAGTCAAACTGGTTAACGAAAAGGTaaaagagttagagagagaggttgagagactgAAAGAAGATATGACAACAAAAGAGATTCAATACAAAATCAAATTTGAAAGAGCGAAAGAAGCGTATagaagacagaatgagagagtgaAACAGGTTAACCAAAATGTACTAGTGTTAGACAGAGAGGTTGCGAGAATGAAAGAAGAGATTAGATTGAAAGACGAGACTGAACCAGAGAGAACAtttgatagagacagagagagagaaaatgattgGAGACAAAGTGAAAAGGAGATAAAAaatagagtggagagagagatggagatggagacagCCCTCATCAATGACAAAAAGAAGTCTGATTTGGAGGAAGTCTTCAAGAAAATCAAGGAACAGCTGATAGATTTAGAAAATATGGAAACAGACAAATATAAATGGAAACAGACCCAAATGGACATGGAGGAGAAGATGGAGGGGGAGAACAACAAACAGAAAgaggtagaaagaaagagaatggAGAAAATACCAAAACAGAGACAACAAGAAgatgagaagaagaaggagatggagagagaagaagaagaggagagacgcAAACAGAAGCACatagagatggaagaggaagaaatagagagggagaaagagagacagagagagattgaaagagagtaTGAAGAAGAAAGATGTCAACAGAAGCAAatagagatggaagaggaagaaagagaagaagagagacagagagagattgaaagagagtaTGAAGAAGAAAGATGTCAACAGAAGCAAatagagatggaagaggaagaacgagagagggagaaagagagacagagagagattgaaagagagtaTGAAGAAGAAAGATGTCAACAGAAGCAAatagagatggaagaggaagaacgagagagggagaaagagagacagagagagatcaaaaGGAAGAGAATGGAGAAGAGACAGAAAAATatggaaagagaagaagagagacagagagagattgaaagagagaatgAAGAAGAAATATGTAAACAGAAGCAAATAGAGAAGGAAGCGgaagaacaagaagaagagagacagagagagatcaaaaGGAAGAGAATGGAGAAGAGACAGAAAAATatggaaagagaagaagagagacagagagagattgaaagagagcaTGAAGAAGAAATATGTAAACAGAAGCAAatagagatggaagaggaagaaagagaagaagagagacagagagtgatcgaggagaaagagagacaacaacaacaagaggagagaaagagaacgttTGAGAGATATCAAGAAGAAGAAGATATATGGAAACAGAAGCAAATTGACatggagaaggagggaagagagaaggagaacaagagacagagagagatagaagagataCACAGAGGACAAGaacaagaggagagacagaaacaaatggagaaagagaaagaaagggagaaagacaatGATAATCAGAGAGAGATGGAATTAAAAGATCAGCaacagaaagagatggagaaagaaaaCATGatcatgagagagagggaagcaggaagaagaaaggagggacagaaaaatattttgggggaaaTTGAAGGACAGAATGAACTGgagatagaacaggagagagagatggaagaaaaGCAGGAAGTGATTAAGGAAGCAGAGGAAGAGTacagggaaagagaagagagagcaaaGGAAGTAAGCATGAAGAAACATGTAGTAGTTAATGTTAAAGCAAAAGCACGGGAAGTCTTCAATAGACGTGAAGAGAGAAGGTTAGAAGTGTTGAAGGGGGAACGAGAACACATAGAAAGAGGACAACAAatcaggagggagaaggaggaaagaCGGCTGGAGATGGAAAGAAAACAGGAGAGGGCAAGACAACAAGAGGAGCAGGATAAAAAACAAGAGATTGGAATTGCTAGACAGAAAGAAATGTTCAGACTAagcgaggaggagaggcagagagaggaagagagagaggaggagagaaagagagccatTAAAGGCCATTTAGCtttaatcagagagagagagataatagaggcaaacagaagagaggagatggtGGAAGAGGAAAGAAGGGAGATCCTTGAAAATTACAAGAGGGGTGacttagaggaggaggaggaaaaggaagaAGACAAGGAGGACATTCTCCCACCTGATAAAAGTATCCGAAGGAGAGCTGTGGGCTGGATAAATAAGAAGTGGGAGGAGAGGAACCTCAAAAAGATCGAGAGAACGTATCAGAGAGAAGCTGAGGAGGGCTATAAGATCGTCCACATAGGTAAGACCTGTTTTCCCTCTGCTTATGACATCATCCTCTTTAGTCTCCTCTACACACATTAGTTCCACACCAGTCACCATGTTGCATCATTGTTTCAATATAAAACTACTGTCTAAAGAatatgttagctgacatggctaattgagtgaatgactgacataacaagaaaaATACTGCTGATGTAACAACCACGTGTTTAAATGGTACATTGTGTCATCTACTAGTCTAACTCTCAAGACTAAGTAGAGACCCAGAAAGAGTtcctaaaaaacacacacaaaaacgtgTTTTGGAGGGATCCGGGGGCTACTAGTGGCCATGCGGCCCTAAGCGATCACATATTCCCGGGCACTATACAAAGAATAGGTGCCATTCGGGACTCATGTTAAACTTAGGGTCAGGTCAATTCGGGATGGGAATTATTGCACTTTATTGACAAATTCCATGCCTTGCTCAACTGAAAAGAGTAAAGAATCATTGAGATCCAATTGTGTTTTCTATTCTTCATTCCCTGTGTCCATTACATTTAAGTTGCTACCAGATCCCTAAGTTGAATGTGAACTCTACTTCTTCTCCCCTACCAGCCATCCCTGGACACACACGGCTAACAGCCACCATGAcacgggcagagagagagagggagaagaggaaggagcTGCTGAAGGCTGAGAAGAGAAGGAAGAAGATGGAGGATTTTAATAAGCAGTGGAGAGAGCAGCCTGCTTAAAAAACAAACTCATCAGAaactgaaggaggagagggggaagatgaAGGGACATTACCTGGAGCAGATGAATCTGGAGGCTGATGCTCAAATCAACACCCGGTGTCTCACCACCCAACACAGCCACGgttatctggagacaacacagccCACTGGATCTGGAGATGACTACCAGGAAAGGCCAAGGAGGCAACAGGCATGGGCAGAGAACCAGGAGGGGAGTTCAGAGAACCAGCAGGAGTGGCCAGAGAACCAACAGGGGGGGCCAGACAGCCAGCAGCTAGAAGCTCCAGAAGAGGCTGAAACATCAGAGCTAACCTCAAAGAAAAAGAAAAGGCCAGGCATCTGGAAGAGAATTAAGATGGGGTAAAGAATGTTTAAACATCTATTCATGTTTTACACTGTTAATATATATGTTGTCACTTCTATTATCCAAATGTGAGGGTTTAGTGTACATGCAACACACATGTAAATATATAGATACTTACCTGTCTCTGATGTCTTACAGCATTCCTGACGTGCTGTCTGCCTAGAGCTGGAACTCGAAGAAGCCACAGTTCCACTGAGGTTACGTTGGTCATTAAAAGTGTCGCCCaataattcctcctcctctttaagtCATCAAGCCACATTTCCTCCACAAAACATTATCGTCTCCTCAAGCCAGCAAGTATCCTCTTTATCAGCCAACAAACCATCGAAGGTCAGTGACCCTCCTCCCCAGAGCAGAGGTTCTCATCTTTATCCTAATTAAAATCATCTCTACTCACCACCTCTACAGTCCTAGAAAATATCCCCAAATGGACATGGTTTAAACagaagtcctcccctcagaccagtGGCTCCACAAACCAGAGTTTCTCATCTTTATTCAAGTTGAACGCAACTCTGATCATTTCCACCACCTCACCTGTTAAGGGGAGGTGCTGAAAAGGAGGTCTGGGAGGAGGTCTGCAGGTAGCCTGGACCGGACCGGTAGCAGCTAAGTTGCTGGCTCCATCCCCGGACAGAGCTGCTCAAGTCAGGCCAGTGATGTTTGATGATGTAATTTTTGTTAGCAAAGTTTTACGCTTTAATAAAAGCATTTATTAAAAAAGCAATATTGTTGTTACGGTGTTGATTGTTTTGTTATTTATAAGAATTTGAAACATCCAGTAGTCATGGTAGATGTTAGACTTTCAATGAGACACCTAACATTCCATCAGTTTGATACAATAtgtgacttggaattccgagttggatgaccgttcaaaatttgttttcccagtcggagttcccagttgtcttgaactcactgaagtctaagatttcccagttccgagtttccagttgttttgaatgcggcagaagtcatgctgaattgcaggctagtgattgctttgttaAGCTtgtagttagccactgattccttccaaaccactcgttgagtttgcgatttccaacttgttgtgtaatgttgatGTCCAATGgttgatgagcaccgatacattttatctataatttctcttcataatttctcttcatatgacaaggattggaaaggatttgccagtagattgttgactggattcatgatgatgactgctagcttggtAGCTAAGATTTAGAaaatatgatgttgacatgatcagtccaatcaaagctacggtaaaTATAacctgatttgatgtcattttatctgtggccaatgaccttgagcattattggatgggcacttctaatgtaactctatggcagcacccaagcaCCCAGGCTTGAATATTCGAGCTCTCCTCATAGATTTTGAGGTGACGTAGGTTCCccttgagtgacagaacactgaaccaatcacggcgcaactagagaacattaccaacccctactctCTGTATTTatcgctggctgccccaccaccacagaaagcactgagaaaggctgaaacacctgcatttatGAGCTGCCTTACTTAAGAAAGCAAAAAGAGACCATGTCTGTAtgaggctttattaactcaatgactttttttttcttcattggttgcaaactgatatgtgacacatattaatgccagaATATGAGGCACAACAagcaacataattgcaaaaaaatTTTTTGCTAAAAACGTGAGGCtcaaaactgacttgcctagttaaataaaggttcaattaaaaaatgtatatataaatgtAATATTCTAAATCGGCTGATGATAGTGAATAAGTTAAGGGTACATTCTATATAACTGTTCTAGATTTTCGATGtgtatgaaaatgtgtttttttgcaaaacgctatatatccattgcTTAGCAGGAATGGGATGTtggtatcctgtatatttgactgtgatatgtggttgtctcacctagatatctaaagatgaatgcacttacagATGCCATGTTAATTTGACTCAGTTTCTCACGGCAGGAAAATACCAGCAAATGTGCATTTAATGTGTAAATTACCCACTTTAGAAGTCTTTATAAAGCCTTGTAGTGGTTTAATAATTTATTTTAACAATATGAGATAAttcaccaacatttctgaaaatgtatatatagcgttttggaatgaaactcatgtttccccatctgagctcagagtagatgagatgtaatgtttgtctctATTGTGTTGAAGCCTaatcaagcaggagagaccagcctcccctgtacccagctgtgtgtccatgaagagtgacaAGTCTATGGATCTACCTATACTGtttagagagggagacttttctactgaacaaaggtaagaagaactcatgggtcatggtcagtgagttaaacaacactgtctctagtcatttctcctcttccattttcccatttatttttgttgttttcataatcCATAGGCTAATCCTTTTGTCCATTTTCATAATCATTAAACAATATTAAACCAACACAACGTGCTTGATCTCTGTTTAGGGGTCAGttctctaaaatgagtctctgtggagagagagaggaggggggccctgaCTCTAAaaggagtctctctggggagagaggggaggggggccctgcctctaaaatgagtctctctggggagagagaggaggggggccctgcctctaaaatgagtctctctggggagagaggagtggggccctgcctctaaaatgagtctctctggggagagagaggaggggggcctggcctctaaaatgagtctctctggggagagagaggaggggggcccgctctctaaaatgagtctctctggggagagagaggaggggggcccggcctctaaaatgagtctctctggggagagagcgGAGGGGGGCCCTgactctaaaatgagtctctctggggagagagaggaggggggccctgcctctaaaatgagtctctctggggagagacgtgttgctgtgcgttttgttgccaaccttactttgctagctgacaactttacgtttttttactttttaattaccgtttatatttttagtttttccatcacaacttttttccctcattcaactttttcactccggacgctttatctggacatggttcgtcagcaccttcaacagccgaagctaagtagtaacattaacatgatgtcttttaattgcagtcgctgtactcataatatacaggagaacgatcgccttacggcgaggatagctgtgctacaagcccagcttcagacgcaatcgttaggcaagggtaatttcagtgtaggaaaggaagaaacagcgtctgtgccaccagtaagtacagatactaacgttagtataaatccccccgcacagtccccgcagccggacaactttctcatggcttctggagggaaatgctgtagggatgctcaactggtgtcgctcattcagccgacagaaactttcaaccagttttccccattaagtagcgagtcggagtctgaggccgagttttctcttgtctctactcctcccgttacggggtctgagacgccgaaggctcccaccattagctctgacaaattgaaaaccctagtcattggcgactccattacccgcagtattagacttaaaacgaatcacccagcgatcatacactgtttaccagggggcagggctaccgacgttaaggctaatctgaagatggtgctggcgaaagctaaaactggcgagtgtagagagtatagagatattgttatccacgtcggcaccaacgatgttaggatgaaacagtcagaggtcaccaagcgcaacatagcttcagcgtgtaaatcagctagaaagatgtgtcggcatcgagtaattgtctctggccccctcccagttagggggagtgacgagctctacagcagagtctcacaactcaatcgctggttgaaaactgttttctgcccctcccaaaagatagaatttgtagataattggccctctttctgggactcacccacaaacaggaccaagcctgacctgctgaggagtgacggactccatcctagctggaggggtgctctcatcttatctaccaacatagacagggctctaactccacaatgaaatagggtgcaggccaggcagcaggctgttagccaacctgccagcttagtggagtctgccactagcatagtcagtgtagtcagctcagccatccccattgagactgtgtctgtgcctcgacctaggttgggcaaaacttaacatggcggtgtttgccttagcaatcacattaggataaagacctcctccattcctgccattattgaaagagatcgtgatacctcacatctcaaaatagggttacttaatgttagatccctcacttcaaaggcagttatagtcaatgaactaatcactgatcacaatcttgatgtgattggcctgactgaaacatggcctaagcctgatgaatttactgtgttaaatgaggcctcacctcctggttacattagtgaccatatcccccgtgcatcccgcaaaggcggaggtgttgctaacatttacgatagcaaatttcaatttacaaaaaagaaaatgacgttttcgtcttttgagcttctagtcatgaaatctatgcagcctact
It encodes the following:
- the LOC139575091 gene encoding RNA-binding protein 25-like isoform X1, giving the protein MDTSSSSGRSPSPTGTVFLPPPIMWNSLYKQAEMEVQFLREEKKTCTEKEAHMLELRGKDRTIRNQKKEMDRLQVCLWEEEKKKRNGGTEKDEMIEQLQSETDHLRALLKDERRRRRVERGIMKEWKAEILRLREAESHREAESHREAESQREAESQREAESQREAESQREAERQREAERKREAGRQREAERATEWEVNQRKMQEINRLKQLLELLMVDLHLAHVRHVIVIIKRQCIFTRLKMNGGRQLYANPMLKFMPFLNVNPYLNLTETIPNLYHNPTLGPKPNLHLSQPLRLSSAG
- the LOC139575091 gene encoding octapeptide-repeat protein T2-like isoform X2: MDTSSSSGRSPSPTGTVFLPPPIMWNSLYKQAEMEVQFLREEKKTCTEKEAHMLELRGKDRTIRNQKKEMDRLQVCLWEEEKKKRNGGTEKDEMIEQLQSETDHLRALLKDERRRRRVERGIMKEWKAEILRLREAESHREAESHREAESQREAESQREAESQREAESQREAERQREAERKREAGRQREAERATEWEVNQRKMQEINRLKQLLELLMVDLHLAHRERDNRGKQKRGDGGRGKKGDP